In the Aythya fuligula isolate bAytFul2 chromosome 8, bAytFul2.pri, whole genome shotgun sequence genome, one interval contains:
- the UCK2 gene encoding uridine-cytidine kinase 2 produces MAGDSEQRLEEQGQPSGGEPFLIGVSGGTASGKSSVCSKIVQLLGQNEVDYRQKQVVIVSQDSFYRVLTSEQKSKALKGQFNFDHPDAFDNELIVKTLKEITEGKTVQIPVYDFVSHSRKEETVTVYPADVVLFEGILAFYSQEVRDLFRMKLFVDTDADTRLSRRVLRDISERGRDLEQILSQYITFVKPAFEEFCLPTKKYADVIIPRGADNEVAINLIVQHIQDILNGGLSKRQSNGYLNGYTPPRQRQPSESSSRPH; encoded by the exons atGGCGGGGGACAGCGAGCAgcggctggaggagcaggggcagcccaGCGGCGGAGAGCCCTTCCTCATCGGGGTCAGCGGCGGCACGGCCAGCGGCAAG TCCTCGGTCTGCTCCAAGATCGTCCAGCTGCTGGGCCAGAACGAGGTGGACTACCGCCAGAAGCAGGTGGTGATCGTGAGCCAAGACAGCTTCTACCGGGTCCTCACCTCGGAGCAGAAATCCAAAGCGCTCAAAGGCCAGTTCAATTTTGACCACCCAG ATGCCTTTGACAACGAGCTGATCGTGAAAACACTCAAAGAGATCACGGAAGGGAAGACGGTCCAGATCCCCGTCTATGACTTTGTCTCCCACTCCAG GAAAGAGGAGACGGTGACCGTCTACCCCGCCGACGTGGTGCTCTTCGAAGGCATCCTGGCCTTCTACAGCCAGGAGGTGCGGGATCTCTTCCGCATGAAGCTCTTTGTGGACACGGATGCAGACACCCGGCTGTCCCGCAGAG TGCTACGAGACATCAGTGAGCGAGGCAGGGACCTCGAGCAGATCTTGTCGCAGTACATCACCTTCGTGAAGCCTGCCTTCGAGGAGTTCTGTTTGCCA ACCAAGAAGTATGCTGACGTGATCATTCCCAGAGGAGCAGATAATGAAG TGGCCATCAACCTGATCGTGCAGCACATCCAGGACATTCTTAACGGAGGACTCAGCAAACGCCAGAGCAACGGCTACCTGAACGGCTACACTCCTCCCCGCCAGCGGCAGCCCTCAGAGTCCAGCAGCCGGCCTCACTGA